In Aegilops tauschii subsp. strangulata cultivar AL8/78 chromosome 3, Aet v6.0, whole genome shotgun sequence, one genomic interval encodes:
- the LOC141020810 gene encoding protein STRICTOSIDINE SYNTHASE-LIKE 10-like — translation MDQCCCYIRAASSLDLSIKPSHPAQVLINQESKSQGDNQQIDNNMGCSMSRLLKTTVTLIILVLLLMPGALAATSFDASRSQQLPLPRGTVHGPESVAFDGQGQGPYSGVSDGRILKWNGEKLGWTTYAYGPGYDSRTCTPSKFSPETETARESRCGRPLGLRFNQKSGDLYVADAYKGLMRVAPGGGEATVLVNQVDGFPLHFTNGVDVDQVTGQVYFTDSSMNYQRSQHEMVTRTGDSTGRLMRYDPRTSDVTVLQAGMTYPNGVALSADRTHLVVASTGPCKLLRHWIKGVNAGTSEPFADLPGYPDNVRPDTKGGYWVALHREKNELPFGRDSHRLAVRIGNDGKIVEEMRGPKKVRPTEIMERANGKIYLGSVELPYVGVVKRK, via the coding sequence ATGGATCAATGCTGCTGCTATATAAGAGCAGCCTCCAGCTTGGATCTCTCCATCAAACCAAGCCATCCAGCGCAGGTGCTTATTAACCAAGAGTCCAAGAGCCAAGGAGACAACCAGCAGATCGACAACAACATGGGGTGCAGCATGAGCCGCCTCCTCAAGACCACCGTCACGCTGATCATCCTCGTCCTTCTCCTCATGCCCGGGGCCTTAGCCGCCACTAGCTTCGATGCCTCACGAAGCCAACAGCTGCCGCTGCCGCGTGGGACGGTCCACGGGCCGGAGAGCGTCGCCTTCGACGGTCAAGGCCAGGGCCCCTACAGCGGCGTCTCTGACGGCCGGATCCTCAAGTGGAACGGCGAAAAGCTAGGATGGACTACCTATGCATATGGACCCGGCTACGATAGCAGGACGTGCACGCCGTCCAAGTTCAGCCCGGAGACTGAGACTGCCAGGGAGAGCCGCTGCGGCCGTCCGCTCGGCCTACGGTTCAACCAGAAATCGGGTGACCTCTACGTGGCCGACGCATACAAGGGGCTGATGCGGGTTgcgccgggcggcggggaggCCACCGTGTTGGTCAACCAGGTTGACGGTTTTCCTCTGCACTTCACCAACGGTGTTGACGTCGATCAAGTTACGGGTCAGGTCTACTTCACCGACAGCTCGATGAACTATCAAAGGTCGCAGCATGAGATGGTCACTCGCACTGGGGACTCGACGGGCCGCCTCATGAGGTACGACCCACGGACATCCGATGTCACGGTGCTCCAGGCGGGCATGACGTACCCCAACGGCGTCGCGCTCAGCGCCGACCGCACTCACCTCGTGGTCGCATCTACCGGACCATGCAAGCTGCTGAGGCATTGGATCAAAGGGGTCAACGCAGGCACATCGGAGCCTTTTGCCGACCTGCCCGGCTATCCAGATAACGTGAGGCCCGACACCAAAGGAGGCTATTGGGTGGCGTTACACCGCGAGAAGAATGAGTTACCCTTTGGTCGTGATAGTCATCGTCTCGCTGTCAGGATCGGTAACGATGGGAAGATAGTCGAGGAGATGAGAGGGCCAAAGAAGGTGAGGCCCACCGAGATTATGGAGAGAGCAAATGGCAAAATCTACTTGGGTTCGGTAGAGCTTCCTTATGTCGGCGTTGTTAAGCGCAAGTAG